The Metamycoplasma gateae genome window below encodes:
- a CDS encoding carbohydrate ABC transporter permease yields MNTYFWKKYRIKKTGEALSILNTRTPFWKPFLLMLPSLIVLLFMVIIPFIFVIIGSFRAPSSFREYGWSIDNYYKSKGTVGILNDPKFHTAIINSLLYAVIALPIGLTISILISSAIATIIRKHARSFWQTVFFLPYMTGAVAVSLTFTALFGKSSEGALFPLLYGSGSRWNPFIVILIRGVWGGLAFQVLILTTAMLSVNPDLYKSSAIDGASSSRQFFRITLPSIQKTISFLFTIGIINGIKVFPLALYNNDASQAIAEQGSTLLIYIFQAVRFATAGFGRAMAASVFLFILGVTISYSLKKSVSSIYKLKIKLGEKNVANKLKAEIQKRKISFKI; encoded by the coding sequence ATGAACACTTATTTTTGAAAAAAATACCGTATTAAAAAAACTGGTGAAGCATTAAGTATTTTAAATACCAGAACTCCATTCTGGAAACCATTCTTACTAATGTTGCCATCTTTAATAGTTTTATTATTTATGGTAATTATTCCATTTATATTTGTTATTATTGGTTCATTTAGAGCACCATCATCATTTAGAGAATACGGATGGTCAATTGATAATTACTACAAATCAAAAGGAACAGTTGGTATATTAAATGACCCTAAGTTCCACACAGCAATAATTAACTCATTACTATATGCAGTTATTGCTTTACCAATTGGATTAACTATTTCTATTTTAATAAGTTCAGCAATTGCTACAATAATAAGAAAACACGCTCGTAGCTTTTGACAAACAGTATTTTTCCTACCATATATGACTGGAGCTGTTGCTGTTTCCTTAACATTTACTGCATTATTTGGTAAATCGTCAGAAGGGGCATTGTTCCCATTACTATATGGCTCGGGTAGCAGATGAAATCCTTTTATTGTTATTTTAATAAGAGGTGTTTGAGGTGGTTTAGCATTTCAAGTATTAATCTTGACAACTGCAATGCTATCAGTTAATCCAGATTTATATAAATCATCTGCAATAGATGGAGCTTCAAGTTCTAGACAATTCTTTAGAATAACACTACCATCTATTCAAAAAACAATTTCATTTCTATTTACTATAGGCATTATTAATGGTATTAAAGTATTCCCACTTGCTTTATATAACAACGACGCAAGTCAGGCTATAGCTGAACAAGGAAGTACTTTATTAATCTATATTTTCCAAGCAGTAAGATTCGCTACAGCAGGGTTTGGAAGAGCCATGGCTGCATCGGTATTCTTATTTATACTAGGTGTTACAATTTCATATTCACTTAAGAAATCAGTATCATCAATCTACAAACTAAAAATCAAGTTAGGAGAAAAAAATGTTGCTAACAAGCTTAAAGCTGAGATACAAAAGAGAAAAATCAGTTTTAAAATCTAA
- a CDS encoding ATP-binding cassette domain-containing protein, which yields MEKANSGLTQSDIHSFSKERYQAKKLVPAIEVKDLVIDFGESLAVDNASFVIEKGELVTLLGPSGSGKTTTLNAISGLLRPTSGKLFFSGVDVTKFSPQQRELGLVFQNYALYPHMTVYDNIAFPLLNDKHWKEETIEKSKLAQQKIFELVFKYFNVPEEVISETRTMLYHTIDNPKETRNYLTELKTNFNNIIDKELNDYNFILTKKTALLSNLTKKVLKDIRESKEQAKNSIFNFKKELEKNLNEIKDRQEIAIANDKLNDNDFDSEIASLKQKNKDDITAIKNELKQKISELKRAYVEKYNSTKNEYTQKVKEAKEKLNSKLAEQKADPLNEQIKEIKKRIKLVEKETQTVYSEKIRELLLPIFEQKAIKSTNVKKALNELALKLPEELQKEIKIFSKDVLTIEEAIVRDVLDVAQRVEITKNLGKRPTQLSGGQQQRVAIARAIVKKPKILLLDEPLSNLDAKLRISTRKWIRSIQQELGITTVFVTHDQEEAMSISDKIICMSTAKVQQIGAPMDLYLKPKNEFVAKFLGMPEMTIFETEVKNGYVYYSGKKLTKAPKGYEKETIDLGFRGESLIEDEKGIITGDIKLVEYLGKEIQAQIFIKEINKIANVFLGAKTKYEIGETVKLSIKREELYHMFDVDSKERI from the coding sequence ATGGAAAAAGCAAACAGTGGATTAACACAAAGTGATATTCATAGCTTTTCAAAAGAACGTTATCAAGCAAAAAAACTAGTTCCTGCCATTGAAGTTAAAGATTTAGTAATTGACTTTGGTGAATCACTAGCAGTTGACAATGCGTCTTTCGTTATTGAAAAAGGTGAATTAGTTACTTTACTAGGGCCATCGGGTTCAGGTAAAACTACTACGCTAAATGCTATATCAGGTTTATTGCGTCCTACATCAGGAAAATTATTTTTCTCAGGTGTTGATGTTACTAAATTTTCTCCACAACAAAGAGAATTAGGTTTAGTATTTCAAAACTATGCATTATACCCACACATGACTGTGTATGATAATATAGCATTCCCACTATTAAACGACAAACATTGAAAAGAAGAAACAATTGAAAAATCTAAATTAGCTCAACAAAAAATATTTGAATTAGTTTTCAAATATTTTAACGTTCCCGAAGAAGTAATTTCAGAGACAAGAACAATGTTATATCACACAATTGATAATCCAAAAGAAACAAGAAATTACTTAACGGAATTAAAAACAAATTTCAATAATATTATTGATAAGGAATTAAACGATTACAATTTCATTTTGACTAAAAAAACTGCTTTATTATCAAACTTAACGAAAAAAGTTTTAAAAGATATTAGAGAAAGCAAAGAGCAAGCGAAGAATTCGATCTTTAATTTTAAAAAAGAACTTGAAAAGAATTTAAACGAAATTAAAGATAGACAAGAAATCGCGATAGCTAACGATAAATTAAATGATAATGATTTTGATTCAGAAATTGCTTCATTAAAACAAAAAAATAAAGATGATATAACAGCAATTAAGAATGAATTAAAACAAAAAATTTCAGAACTTAAAAGAGCTTATGTCGAAAAATATAATTCAACAAAAAATGAATATACACAAAAAGTTAAAGAAGCAAAAGAAAAATTAAATTCGAAACTTGCCGAACAAAAAGCAGATCCTTTGAATGAACAAATTAAAGAAATTAAAAAACGTATCAAATTAGTAGAAAAAGAAACTCAAACCGTTTATTCAGAAAAAATTAGAGAACTACTTTTACCAATTTTTGAACAAAAAGCAATTAAAAGCACTAATGTTAAAAAAGCATTAAATGAATTAGCTCTAAAGCTTCCTGAAGAATTGCAAAAAGAAATAAAAATATTTAGTAAAGATGTTTTAACTATTGAAGAAGCAATAGTTAGAGATGTATTGGATGTTGCACAAAGAGTTGAAATAACAAAAAACTTAGGTAAAAGACCAACGCAATTATCTGGAGGACAGCAACAACGTGTTGCAATCGCTAGAGCAATTGTTAAAAAACCAAAAATTCTTTTACTTGATGAACCATTATCAAACCTAGATGCAAAATTACGTATTTCTACAAGAAAATGAATACGTTCAATTCAACAAGAACTTGGTATTACAACAGTTTTTGTTACACACGACCAAGAAGAAGCTATGTCAATTAGTGACAAAATTATTTGTATGTCGACTGCTAAGGTACAACAAATAGGTGCTCCAATGGATTTATATTTAAAACCTAAGAATGAATTTGTTGCTAAATTCCTTGGTATGCCTGAAATGACAATTTTTGAAACAGAAGTTAAAAATGGTTATGTATACTATTCAGGTAAAAAATTAACAAAAGCTCCAAAAGGATATGAAAAAGAAACTATTGATTTAGGTTTCCGTGGAGAATCATTGATTGAAGATGAAAAGGGAATTATTACCGGTGATATTAAACTAGTTGAATATTTAGGTAAAGAGATTCAAGCTCAAATATTTATTAAAGAAATAAACAAAATAGCTAACGTTTTCCTAGGTGCAAAAACTAAATACGAAATCGGTGAAACAGTAAAATTATCAATTAAAAGAGAAGAATTGTACCATATGTTTGATGTTGATAGTAAGGAAAGAATTTAA
- a CDS encoding thermonuclease family protein, which translates to MKKIPFFLLTPTLAMPLVAISCVNKDAKYYDELQLNSTFSVEKENIDKVGNIFDQKVDITRIKNLETREEETVNISLWEVYSAIDAEIVKIYDGDTMLVRVLEKNERTTAFNVGDEIKIRIALIDTLEQNVRDVTEREKKLAHLDSEYVESILPANTRVRIISENWSDGSYDRKIGYLFFGENYEQNFSINMLANGWTLPRINNNELKNFITDYEKIKKSSIKSYLLPYIARAFNHGYTKQRGFYAKDGVNVVLNGTSQNIKFYTPMDLAKEYIAHGSSLMSDAYQFLYPFNIEKNNAKKFNNAQNNIYEFLDKVNNKK; encoded by the coding sequence ATGAAAAAAATACCATTTTTCTTATTAACTCCAACATTAGCAATGCCATTAGTTGCTATTTCTTGTGTAAATAAAGATGCTAAGTATTACGATGAATTGCAATTAAATTCTACATTTAGTGTAGAAAAGGAAAATATCGATAAGGTTGGAAACATTTTTGATCAAAAAGTTGATATAACAAGAATCAAAAACCTTGAAACAAGAGAAGAAGAAACTGTTAATATCTCACTTTGAGAAGTTTATTCAGCCATTGATGCAGAGATTGTTAAAATTTATGATGGCGATACAATGCTAGTTCGTGTTTTAGAAAAAAACGAAAGAACAACAGCTTTTAATGTTGGTGATGAGATTAAAATAAGAATAGCATTAATAGATACATTAGAACAAAATGTTCGTGACGTTACAGAAAGAGAAAAAAAACTTGCACATTTAGATAGTGAATATGTTGAAAGTATTTTACCAGCAAACACAAGAGTCAGAATAATATCTGAAAACTGGTCAGATGGATCATATGATAGAAAAATTGGATACTTATTCTTTGGTGAAAATTACGAACAAAACTTCAGCATTAATATGCTAGCAAATGGATGAACATTACCAAGAATTAATAATAACGAACTTAAGAATTTTATAACTGACTATGAAAAAATTAAAAAATCATCAATTAAGTCATATTTATTACCTTATATTGCTAGAGCATTTAATCACGGTTATACTAAGCAACGAGGCTTTTATGCTAAGGATGGGGTTAATGTAGTATTGAATGGAACGAGTCAAAATATAAAATTCTATACTCCAATGGATTTAGCAAAAGAATACATTGCTCATGGATCATCGTTAATGAGTGATGCTTATCAATTTCTATATCCATTTAATATCGAAAAAAACAATGCTAAAAAATTTAATAACGCACAAAACAATATATATGAATTTTTAGATAAAGTAAATAATAAAAAATAA
- a CDS encoding P68 family surface lipoprotein, translated as MKKFEKFLISVGGLSAFSLPLILASCKQEAKFDQVDDGILKLATGFSETNDQGVAMKAIIAEYNNWLNSGTDEEKLQRVNQGYLPVAIDFLPNGYSTGPLTTKLSAKEQKTFWNIIVNYPTAASILAQYSMNLSLDNETYESLGIAPAFKNVNEEIGGNIQKNEKWVVPFSRSSEMQAVNKVVLGKMLKELKEIEGVQYTEGTNTTLLKKYIDYYESVKESDGKAVDEDWKNAKATDEDSRNKAIKEMNLVLSDDIFTSYAELIKFAIAAKRLYPADLNKAIIGIDSLASAINVMNVSKTKGDKSQQYITPSSAHEITGGYDYESFLEENTAQNTLFKELLQTIFDGIKVGAVWIGGGGSYGSNLLTRHKMAISIGSTAGFTHTFVRDGNQEIKYIGEKPNTVSNEATLSASNEEEKAKGIKLKIKSGKYTNNIFAFNLPEGTTVGRFDKQFSSEEAETTVTTKSTEHPNYELYQLDFDGTNIIFSNNKKYAVQESDRSKVIALGTIFKNDGKKYILIDPSLVQKETITADKLLNKQDADWISAPLTKGKEDKKSVFIQGPSLVLVHANERENNATKLFVKWLFNQNISNISIGRDKKKQNFQNIHAIDAFNQYGNYISPTTTYFQDGNTAHSKLNEANKIAFDNFKLIGKDDKYQAAEDISSVLSDKLRDAIGTAGRNLVGSVAANQVVTFEQFLAKIHELFK; from the coding sequence ATGAAAAAATTTGAAAAATTTTTAATTTCAGTGGGCGGATTATCAGCATTTTCACTACCTCTTATTTTAGCTTCATGTAAGCAAGAAGCAAAATTTGATCAAGTAGATGATGGTATATTAAAACTTGCTACAGGATTTTCTGAAACAAACGACCAAGGTGTTGCCATGAAAGCAATTATTGCTGAATATAATAATTGACTAAATTCAGGAACAGATGAAGAAAAATTACAAAGAGTAAATCAGGGTTATTTACCAGTAGCGATTGATTTTCTACCAAATGGATACAGTACAGGTCCTTTAACAACAAAATTATCAGCTAAGGAACAAAAAACATTTTGAAATATTATTGTTAACTACCCAACAGCAGCTTCAATTTTAGCTCAATACAGCATGAACTTAAGTTTAGATAATGAAACATATGAATCCTTAGGCATCGCCCCAGCATTCAAAAATGTAAACGAAGAAATCGGTGGAAATATACAAAAGAATGAAAAATGAGTTGTTCCGTTTTCACGTTCTTCAGAAATGCAAGCAGTTAACAAAGTTGTACTTGGAAAAATGCTAAAAGAATTAAAAGAAATTGAAGGCGTTCAATACACAGAAGGTACAAATACAACCTTATTGAAAAAATACATCGATTACTATGAAAGCGTTAAAGAATCTGATGGTAAGGCTGTTGATGAAGATTGAAAAAATGCAAAAGCAACAGATGAAGATTCAAGAAATAAAGCTATTAAAGAAATGAATTTAGTTCTTTCTGATGATATTTTTACTTCATATGCAGAATTAATTAAATTTGCAATAGCAGCAAAAAGATTATATCCAGCAGATTTGAATAAAGCTATAATCGGTATTGACTCATTAGCATCAGCTATTAATGTTATGAACGTTTCTAAGACAAAAGGTGATAAATCACAACAATACATAACACCTTCTTCAGCTCATGAAATAACTGGTGGTTATGATTATGAATCATTCTTAGAAGAAAACACTGCACAAAACACTTTATTTAAGGAATTACTACAAACAATTTTTGATGGTATTAAAGTTGGTGCTGTTTGAATTGGTGGTGGTGGTTCATATGGTTCAAACTTATTAACTAGACATAAAATGGCTATTAGTATTGGTTCGACAGCAGGATTTACTCATACATTTGTAAGAGATGGAAATCAAGAAATTAAATATATTGGTGAAAAACCAAATACAGTTTCTAACGAAGCTACCTTGAGCGCTTCGAATGAAGAGGAAAAAGCAAAAGGAATTAAATTAAAAATTAAAAGTGGTAAATACACTAATAACATTTTTGCATTTAATTTACCAGAAGGTACAACTGTCGGAAGATTTGATAAACAATTCTCATCAGAAGAAGCAGAAACAACAGTTACTACAAAATCAACAGAACACCCTAATTATGAATTGTATCAATTAGATTTTGATGGAACAAACATTATATTTTCAAATAATAAAAAATACGCTGTACAAGAATCGGATAGATCAAAAGTTATTGCTCTTGGAACAATATTTAAAAATGATGGTAAGAAATATATTTTAATTGATCCTTCATTAGTACAAAAAGAAACAATTACAGCAGATAAATTATTAAATAAACAAGATGCTGATTGAATTAGTGCTCCTTTAACAAAAGGCAAAGAAGATAAAAAATCTGTTTTCATTCAAGGACCTTCATTAGTTCTAGTTCATGCAAATGAAAGAGAAAATAATGCAACCAAATTATTTGTAAAATGATTATTTAATCAAAACATTTCAAATATTTCAATTGGTAGAGATAAAAAGAAACAAAATTTCCAAAATATTCACGCAATTGATGCATTCAACCAATATGGTAACTATATTTCGCCAACAACTACATATTTCCAAGATGGAAATACAGCACATTCAAAATTAAATGAAGCAAACAAGATTGCTTTTGATAACTTTAAATTAATTGGTAAAGACGATAAATATCAAGCTGCTGAAGATATTTCATCAGTTTTATCGGATAAATTAAGAGATGCAATTGGAACAGCTGGAAGAAATCTTGTTGGCTCAGTTGCAGCAAATCAAGTAGTTACATTCGAGCAATTTTTAGCTAAAATTCACGAATTATTTAAATAA